One Nodularia sp. LEGE 06071 DNA segment encodes these proteins:
- a CDS encoding UbiX family flavin prenyltransferase has protein sequence MSNNSKPLILGISGASGLIYAVHALKYLLAADYEIELVASKSTYMVWASEQETRMPAEPTAQEQFWREQAGVTVGGKLRCHPWGDVGAGIASGSFRTLGMIIMPCSMSTVAKIAGGLSSDLLERAADVQIKEGRKLVIVPRETPFSLIHLRNLTTLAETGVRIVPAIPAWYHNPQSIEDLVDFVVARALDQLDIDCIPIQRWQGSK, from the coding sequence GTGTCAAACAACTCCAAACCCCTTATATTAGGCATATCTGGTGCATCTGGTCTCATCTACGCCGTTCACGCCCTCAAATATCTGCTCGCAGCCGACTATGAAATTGAACTAGTAGCCTCTAAATCAACTTACATGGTCTGGGCCAGCGAACAGGAAACTCGAATGCCAGCTGAACCAACCGCACAAGAGCAATTCTGGCGAGAACAAGCTGGAGTAACTGTTGGGGGTAAATTACGCTGCCATCCTTGGGGTGATGTGGGAGCCGGAATCGCCAGTGGTTCTTTTCGCACATTGGGGATGATTATTATGCCATGTAGCATGAGTACAGTAGCGAAGATAGCAGGGGGCTTAAGTTCCGACTTACTAGAACGAGCTGCGGATGTCCAGATTAAAGAAGGGCGAAAGCTAGTCATCGTTCCCCGTGAAACGCCATTTAGCCTGATTCACCTGCGAAACTTAACAACTTTGGCAGAAACTGGAGTCAGAATTGTCCCAGCCATTCCGGCTTGGTATCACAATCCTCAAAGCATTGAGGATTTAGTTGATTTTGTAGTTGCTCGTGCTTTAGATCAACTAGATATTGATTGCATTCCGATTCAGCGTTGGCAAGGAAGTAAGTAA
- a CDS encoding ribonuclease R family protein has product MEFSIATLLANFTDDKLVARKVLEKKLGCEDEISLQKLHIALEVLEKIGILVKERGKYRRVAEEGVIEAKLRCSSKGFCFAIQDVEGAEDIYIRESHLSNAWNGDRVLVRVLKEGSRRRSPEGEVKLILERSNHTLLARIKPVENGFRAVPLDDRLLFELKIQTNGMKLEEAIDHLAHVEVLRYPLAQYPPLGRVVQILGSDAEAAADIDLVTCKHDLSRNFPDVVLDAAAKLPKRLLKADLKNKLDLRNLFTLTIAGVNVDSKFIENAFSLEKTAEGHWLLGFHIADVSHYVHPDEPLDRESVKRGKSVYLGDLVLPMLPEGVAERCAFVEGSDRLALSFLIAIDPQSGEALEWEIQPSVINVDAALSRQEAEAILTGETQDEIPKVIEILQDLETLRKAVKQMRLARGSLELNLPPNQNPYYDEGILGAVLVNDLPVRSLLTEFVLLVNELMAKHLSALGIPAIWRVQGTPDTEDVQEMLKLAINLGVELTLEAEVDIQPLDYQHLTGAFAESPSEQVLTYLLQDTLKPAAYNTTKGTHFGLSLEQYTHCSSPLRRYPDLLMQRVYYRLIEHGRDRRNTRVKERVNLRHSSSHNEINWNVLPPELQQELQTDLNRVIIQINDREKEVQEAEADLAGLQKAQLMKQRIGQVFQGVITGVQSYGFFVEIEVPAAESTPGEDISVPLRVEGLVHVSSLKDDWYEYRARQQALFGRKNRASYRLGDRVAVQVKSVDYYRQQIDLVTVSSDLVAKGLGVNATNNDPSDIYLPSNLDTYAEDE; this is encoded by the coding sequence ATGGAATTTTCTATCGCTACACTCCTTGCCAATTTCACTGATGATAAATTGGTTGCTCGTAAAGTTTTGGAAAAGAAACTAGGTTGCGAGGATGAAATTAGTTTACAAAAACTTCACATTGCTTTGGAAGTTCTGGAAAAAATCGGAATTCTGGTGAAAGAACGCGGCAAATATCGCCGGGTGGCCGAAGAAGGTGTTATTGAAGCCAAACTCCGTTGTTCTAGTAAAGGCTTTTGCTTTGCTATTCAAGATGTGGAAGGAGCCGAGGATATTTATATTCGTGAGAGTCATCTGAGTAATGCTTGGAATGGCGATCGCGTTTTGGTGAGAGTCCTCAAGGAAGGTAGTCGTCGCCGTTCTCCAGAAGGAGAAGTTAAGCTGATCCTGGAACGTTCCAACCACACATTACTGGCACGAATTAAGCCAGTAGAAAACGGTTTTCGGGCTGTACCCTTAGATGATCGATTGCTGTTTGAACTCAAAATCCAAACAAACGGCATGAAATTAGAAGAAGCCATTGACCACCTCGCCCATGTGGAAGTGCTGCGTTATCCCCTAGCCCAATATCCCCCATTGGGTCGAGTGGTACAAATCCTGGGTAGCGATGCCGAGGCTGCTGCTGATATAGACTTGGTAACTTGTAAGCACGACCTGTCACGTAATTTCCCGGACGTAGTTCTAGACGCAGCTGCTAAGTTGCCCAAAAGGCTCTTGAAAGCAGACTTGAAAAACAAACTGGATTTACGCAATTTATTTACTCTGACAATTGCCGGTGTAAATGTTGACAGCAAATTCATTGAAAATGCTTTCAGTCTCGAAAAAACAGCAGAAGGACATTGGCTGTTAGGCTTTCATATTGCTGATGTTTCCCATTATGTCCACCCTGACGAACCTCTCGATAGAGAATCTGTGAAGCGGGGCAAGTCGGTGTATTTGGGAGACTTAGTGCTGCCCATGTTACCCGAAGGTGTGGCCGAACGCTGTGCATTTGTAGAAGGAAGCGATCGCCTAGCTCTGTCTTTCTTAATTGCCATTGATCCACAGTCTGGAGAAGCCTTGGAGTGGGAAATTCAGCCCAGCGTCATCAATGTAGATGCAGCACTGAGTCGGCAAGAAGCAGAAGCCATTCTCACAGGTGAAACTCAAGACGAAATTCCCAAGGTAATTGAGATTCTGCAAGACCTAGAAACACTGCGAAAAGCGGTGAAACAAATGCGCCTAGCTCGTGGCAGCTTGGAGTTGAATCTACCACCTAACCAAAACCCCTATTATGATGAAGGGATCTTAGGCGCAGTATTGGTCAATGATTTACCAGTGCGATCGCTCTTGACAGAGTTCGTGCTACTGGTGAATGAACTCATGGCCAAACATCTCAGTGCTTTAGGTATTCCCGCTATTTGGCGCGTCCAAGGTACACCCGATACCGAAGATGTTCAGGAAATGCTGAAATTAGCGATCAATTTGGGCGTAGAACTCACACTAGAAGCAGAAGTTGATATCCAACCTTTAGATTATCAGCACTTAACTGGGGCTTTTGCGGAATCCCCATCAGAGCAAGTTCTGACCTATTTATTACAAGATACTCTCAAGCCAGCTGCCTACAACACCACGAAAGGAACACACTTTGGTTTATCACTAGAGCAATATACTCACTGTAGTTCTCCGCTGCGACGATACCCAGATTTGCTCATGCAAAGAGTGTATTATAGGTTAATTGAGCATGGACGCGATCGCCGCAATACCCGTGTGAAAGAGCGGGTAAACCTGCGTCACTCCTCTTCTCACAACGAAATTAACTGGAACGTTCTGCCGCCAGAATTGCAACAAGAACTCCAAACTGATTTAAATCGGGTAATCATCCAGATTAACGACAGAGAAAAAGAAGTCCAAGAAGCCGAAGCTGATTTAGCTGGACTGCAAAAAGCCCAACTGATGAAACAGCGCATCGGTCAGGTCTTCCAGGGCGTAATTACTGGTGTGCAATCCTATGGCTTCTTTGTGGAAATTGAAGTTCCAGCCGCCGAATCGACTCCAGGAGAAGATATCAGCGTACCTTTACGAGTCGAAGGACTGGTACACGTCAGTTCCCTCAAAGATGATTGGTATGAATATCGCGCCAGACAACAGGCACTATTTGGGCGCAAAAATCGAGCTTCTTACAGACTAGGCGATCGCGTAGCTGTGCAAGTTAAAAGTGTCGATTATTATCGTCAGCAAATTGATTTAGTCACAGTCAGCAGTGATCTTGTCGCTAAAGGTTTGGGTGTCAATGCTACCAACAATGACCCATCAGATATCTACTTACCCAGCAACTTAGATACATATGCAGAGGATGAGTGA
- the clpP gene encoding ATP-dependent Clp endopeptidase proteolytic subunit ClpP: protein MIPIVVEQSGRGERAFDIYSRLLRERIIFLGQQVDNDIANLIVAQLLFLDSEDSEKDIYLYINSPGGSVMAGMGIFDTMKHIRPDVCTICTGLGASMGAFLLSAGTKGKRMSLPHSRIMIHQPLGGAQGQATDIEIQAREILYHKQRLNEYLAEHTGQPIERIAEDTERDFFMSPEEAKEYGLIDQVIDRHAAGSRPVVLNHS, encoded by the coding sequence ATGATTCCTATCGTTGTTGAACAATCGGGTCGAGGCGAACGCGCCTTTGATATCTACTCACGACTGTTGCGTGAGCGCATCATATTTTTGGGACAACAGGTTGATAACGACATTGCAAATCTGATTGTTGCCCAACTGCTATTCTTGGATTCTGAAGACTCGGAGAAAGATATTTATTTGTATATTAATTCTCCCGGCGGTTCGGTAATGGCTGGCATGGGTATTTTTGACACCATGAAGCACATCCGTCCTGATGTCTGTACAATTTGTACTGGACTAGGAGCAAGTATGGGCGCTTTTCTTCTCAGTGCGGGTACTAAAGGTAAGCGAATGAGTCTACCCCATTCTCGGATTATGATTCATCAACCCTTGGGTGGCGCTCAGGGACAGGCGACTGATATTGAAATTCAAGCACGGGAGATCCTCTACCACAAGCAACGGTTAAATGAATATTTAGCTGAACATACTGGTCAACCAATTGAGCGTATTGCTGAAGATACCGAACGCGACTTCTTTATGTCTCCAGAGGAAGCTAAGGAATATGGCTTGATTGACCAAGTTATTGACCGTCACGCGGCTGGTAGCCGTCCGGTTGTTCTCAATCATTCGTAA
- a CDS encoding thioredoxin domain-containing protein — MTNRLAEAKSLYLRKHAENPIDWWSWCDEALATARKQNKPIFLSIGYSSCHWCTVMEGEAFSDAAIAEYMNANFLPIKVDREERPDLDSIYMQALQMMSGQGGWPLNVFLSPEDLVPFYAGTYFPLEPRYGRPGFLQVLQALRRYYDTEKEDLSQRKALIIESLLTSAVLQNGATNQVAENELLRQGWETSTGVITPNQSGNSFPMIPYAELALRGTRFLLTSQSDGKQICIQRGLDLALGGIYDHVGGGFHRYTVDPTWTVPHFEKMLYDNGQIVEYLANLWSDGVKEPAFMKSVAGTVEWLRREMTAPEGYFYAAQDADSFTSSTDVEPEEGAFYVWSYSELEQLLTSEELTELQQQFTVTPHGNFEGKNVLQRRHQGELSATIEVALSKLFAARYGEKPELVRSFPPAANNQEAKTGDWPGRIPAVTDTKMIVAWNSLMISGLARAGAVFQQPLYLEIAVGAAKFILQHQLLDGRFHRLNYQGEAAVLAQSEDYGLFIKALLDLQACFPEQKSWLESAIALQDQFNEFLWSVELGGYYNTATDASQDLIVRERSYADNATPSANGVAIANLVRLSLLTDNLHYLNLAEQGLKAFSSVMHNAPQACPSLFTALDWYRNSTLIRSTIEQIIPLMTKYLPVTEFAVVSDLPSGSVGLVCQGFQCLAPAQSEEQLLQQVQQSQTRA; from the coding sequence ATGACTAATCGCCTTGCTGAAGCTAAGAGTCTCTATCTCCGTAAACACGCCGAAAACCCGATTGATTGGTGGTCTTGGTGTGACGAAGCTCTTGCAACTGCAAGAAAGCAAAATAAACCAATTTTCCTTTCCATTGGTTATTCCAGTTGCCACTGGTGTACTGTGATGGAAGGTGAGGCTTTCTCTGATGCAGCGATCGCTGAGTACATGAATGCCAATTTTTTACCTATCAAAGTAGATAGGGAAGAAAGACCCGACCTCGATAGCATCTATATGCAAGCGTTGCAGATGATGAGTGGTCAAGGTGGTTGGCCTTTAAATGTCTTTTTATCCCCAGAGGATTTGGTACCGTTTTACGCTGGAACTTACTTTCCTTTGGAACCCCGCTACGGTCGTCCCGGATTTTTACAAGTTCTGCAAGCTCTACGTCGCTACTACGATACAGAAAAAGAAGATTTAAGCCAACGTAAAGCATTAATTATTGAGTCACTTCTCACCTCTGCGGTATTACAAAATGGCGCGACTAATCAAGTTGCAGAAAATGAATTGTTGCGCCAAGGTTGGGAAACTAGCACAGGGGTAATTACTCCTAATCAATCTGGTAATAGCTTCCCAATGATCCCCTATGCAGAATTAGCATTACGGGGAACTCGCTTTTTGTTAACATCTCAGTCTGATGGCAAACAAATTTGTATTCAACGCGGACTAGATTTAGCTTTAGGGGGTATTTATGACCATGTGGGTGGTGGTTTTCATCGCTATACTGTTGATCCCACTTGGACAGTACCTCACTTTGAAAAGATGCTCTATGACAATGGTCAAATTGTCGAGTATCTAGCAAATTTATGGAGTGATGGAGTTAAAGAACCCGCATTTATGAAGTCGGTGGCTGGGACTGTGGAATGGCTCCGGCGGGAAATGACTGCTCCAGAAGGTTATTTTTATGCGGCTCAAGATGCTGATAGTTTTACTAGTTCTACGGATGTGGAACCGGAGGAAGGAGCTTTTTATGTCTGGAGTTACAGCGAACTTGAACAACTGTTAACGTCAGAGGAACTAACGGAATTACAACAACAGTTTACGGTAACTCCCCACGGGAACTTTGAAGGTAAGAATGTTTTACAACGCCGCCATCAGGGGGAACTGAGCGCCACGATAGAAGTTGCATTGAGTAAATTGTTTGCGGCGCGTTATGGTGAGAAGCCGGAGTTAGTCAGAAGTTTTCCGCCTGCTGCTAATAACCAGGAAGCAAAAACTGGCGATTGGCCTGGACGCATTCCTGCGGTGACAGATACGAAGATGATTGTGGCTTGGAATAGTTTGATGATTTCCGGGTTGGCTAGGGCTGGTGCGGTATTTCAACAACCGTTATATCTGGAAATCGCTGTCGGAGCCGCTAAGTTTATTCTGCAACATCAGTTGCTTGATGGGCGTTTCCACAGACTCAACTATCAAGGTGAAGCTGCTGTGTTAGCTCAGTCTGAAGATTACGGTTTGTTTATTAAGGCACTACTGGATTTACAAGCTTGTTTCCCTGAACAAAAATCTTGGTTAGAAAGTGCGATCGCACTACAAGATCAATTCAACGAGTTTCTCTGGAGTGTAGAATTGGGTGGCTACTACAATACCGCCACTGATGCTAGTCAAGATTTAATTGTGCGCGAACGCAGTTATGCAGATAATGCTACACCATCTGCGAATGGAGTGGCGATCGCTAATTTAGTCCGTCTTTCCCTACTCACCGATAATTTACATTATCTAAATTTAGCCGAGCAAGGACTGAAAGCTTTTAGTAGCGTCATGCATAATGCTCCCCAGGCTTGCCCCAGCTTATTTACAGCTTTAGATTGGTATCGTAATTCTACCTTGATTCGCAGCACTATTGAGCAGATAATTCCTCTGATGACCAAGTATCTACCTGTGACCGAGTTTGCTGTGGTATCTGATTTACCATCAGGTAGCGTTGGTTTAGTTTGCCAAGGATTCCAATGTCTTGCACCAGCCCAAAGTGAAGAACAGTTGTTACAGCAAGTGCAGCAGAGTCAGACAAGGGCTTAA
- a CDS encoding molybdenum cofactor guanylyltransferase, giving the protein MGINHNSLLSTIVLAGGKSSRMGEDKALISIGGMPLLQLVCGVAAGCTDHVYVVTPWPERYQHLVLPSCQFIREVPLSASSSPDHGPLVGFAQGLAQVQTDWVLLLACDLPRLRVEVLQAWANELDHVADEAIATLVHHSQGWEPLCGFYRRRCLPQLLDFINQGGRSFQQWLTQHSIQVLSLPASEMLFNCNTPEDLALLN; this is encoded by the coding sequence ATGGGTATAAATCATAATTCTTTACTCAGCACGATTGTCTTGGCTGGTGGGAAGAGTTCTCGCATGGGTGAGGATAAAGCCCTGATTTCTATTGGGGGAATGCCTTTGTTGCAGTTGGTTTGTGGTGTAGCCGCAGGTTGTACAGATCATGTTTATGTAGTCACTCCCTGGCCAGAACGCTATCAGCACTTAGTATTACCTAGTTGTCAATTTATTCGGGAAGTACCTTTATCTGCCTCATCTTCCCCTGACCACGGGCCACTGGTAGGATTTGCCCAAGGCTTGGCGCAAGTACAAACAGATTGGGTATTGTTACTAGCTTGTGATTTGCCTCGGTTGCGGGTTGAAGTGTTGCAAGCATGGGCGAATGAACTGGATCATGTAGCGGATGAAGCGATCGCCACTTTGGTTCATCATAGTCAAGGCTGGGAACCTCTATGTGGTTTCTATCGCCGTCGCTGTTTGCCGCAACTTTTAGATTTTATCAATCAAGGCGGGCGCTCATTTCAGCAGTGGCTAACTCAGCATTCTATACAAGTTTTGTCCTTACCAGCATCAGAGATGTTATTTAACTGTAATACACCAGAGGACTTGGCTTTGCTCAACTAA
- a CDS encoding ABC transporter substrate-binding protein, with protein MYHRAILSALALLLSLVLVACNTATTQPPQVSATITSQQVPQASATRVVALSSLATDIIYQLDPSKLVGMTGSKLFNDDPRFDEITRVSEGQSPPNLEKIVALKPDLVIGAEGFSTQPMQRLQQLGVSTLLTKVNTWESLEELTKKLAQLIDADPQPLLNRYKTFLSDKLIQSPSTLVLVSRQPILAPNKNSWAGDLLAKFQAKNLAAELQGQSPIGGYVTLSAEKVLEANPEVIIVVSPPQGGSETAVLDSFKKESFWQQLQATKNNRVYIFDYYGLVNPGSIETIEKACQQLQQDLLAVN; from the coding sequence ATGTATCATCGGGCAATTTTATCTGCTTTAGCATTGTTGTTGAGTCTAGTTTTAGTGGCTTGTAACACTGCAACTACACAGCCGCCACAGGTATCAGCAACAATAACATCTCAGCAAGTACCACAGGCATCTGCTACAAGAGTTGTGGCTCTTTCCTCACTTGCTACAGATATTATATATCAGCTTGATCCCAGCAAGCTTGTAGGTATGACTGGGAGCAAATTATTTAATGATGATCCGCGATTTGATGAAATTACCCGCGTCAGCGAGGGGCAAAGTCCTCCGAATCTAGAAAAAATTGTGGCTCTCAAACCCGATTTAGTGATTGGTGCAGAGGGTTTTTCTACTCAACCAATGCAGAGACTCCAGCAGCTAGGAGTTTCTACGCTGCTAACAAAGGTGAATACTTGGGAATCGTTAGAAGAATTGACTAAAAAACTGGCTCAGTTAATTGATGCTGATCCCCAGCCTTTATTAAATCGCTATAAAACTTTTTTATCAGATAAGTTAATTCAGAGTCCTTCTACTTTAGTTCTGGTTAGCCGTCAGCCAATTTTAGCACCGAATAAAAATAGTTGGGCTGGGGATTTGTTGGCAAAATTCCAGGCGAAAAACTTGGCAGCCGAATTACAAGGTCAAAGTCCAATTGGTGGATATGTTACGCTGTCGGCGGAGAAAGTTTTAGAGGCAAATCCAGAAGTAATTATTGTAGTTAGTCCTCCACAAGGAGGTTCGGAAACCGCCGTTTTAGATTCTTTTAAAAAGGAATCTTTTTGGCAACAACTACAAGCAACTAAAAATAATCGAGTATATATTTTTGATTATTATGGTTTGGTAAATCCAGGCAGCATCGAGACAATAGAAAAAGCCTGCCAGCAGCTTCAGCAGGATTTATTAGCAGTAAATTAA
- a CDS encoding FTR1 family iron permease, which translates to MNLSTALPTFVITLREGVEAALVVGIVLALLKKANQSRLNPWVYAGVGVGIIISFFIGVLFTWLIQVLGAVNPQYTSVVEPMLEAVFSVLAIAMLSWMLIWMTKQARFMKAQVEGAVTQALTQNSNAGWGVFSLILIAVVREGFETVLFVAANFQQGLVPALGAIAGLAGAAAIGVLLFKWGIKINIRQFFQVMGVLLVLIVSGLVVSALKHFDEGLANLALSSRASENLCFYYEHFSKVHSCILGPMVWNTEKILPDQQFPGIILKSLFGYREHLYLVQAIGYVVFLATVGGLYFRSLTGGVVQNIKNNSVPQKPMNSAKE; encoded by the coding sequence ATGAATCTCAGCACCGCTCTACCTACTTTTGTCATTACACTCCGAGAAGGAGTAGAAGCCGCCCTCGTTGTGGGCATTGTCCTAGCTTTGCTGAAAAAAGCGAATCAATCCCGACTCAACCCTTGGGTATATGCTGGTGTCGGTGTTGGTATTATCATTAGTTTCTTCATAGGTGTGTTATTTACTTGGTTAATTCAAGTACTAGGGGCAGTAAATCCTCAATACACCTCAGTCGTTGAGCCAATGTTAGAAGCTGTGTTTAGTGTCCTGGCGATCGCTATGCTCAGTTGGATGCTCATCTGGATGACGAAACAAGCCAGATTTATGAAAGCGCAAGTTGAAGGAGCAGTCACACAAGCGCTAACACAAAACTCAAATGCTGGTTGGGGCGTATTTAGTTTAATTTTGATCGCCGTTGTCCGTGAAGGATTTGAAACTGTTCTATTTGTTGCTGCGAATTTTCAACAGGGATTAGTCCCAGCTTTAGGTGCAATTGCTGGTTTAGCCGGAGCAGCTGCCATTGGAGTCTTACTATTTAAATGGGGTATCAAAATTAATATTCGCCAGTTTTTCCAAGTGATGGGCGTTTTATTAGTATTGATAGTTTCCGGGTTAGTAGTTTCCGCCTTGAAGCATTTTGATGAAGGTTTGGCTAACCTTGCCCTCAGTAGTCGTGCCTCAGAAAATCTTTGTTTCTATTACGAACACTTTAGCAAAGTCCACTCTTGTATTTTGGGGCCAATGGTTTGGAATACTGAGAAAATATTGCCAGATCAACAATTCCCCGGCATTATTCTTAAATCTTTGTTTGGCTACAGAGAACATTTGTATTTAGTACAGGCAATCGGTTATGTTGTATTTTTAGCCACTGTCGGAGGGCTATATTTCCGCAGTCTAACTGGTGGTGTTGTTCAAAATATCAAGAATAATTCAGTCCCTCAAAAACCAATGAATTCGGCAAAGGAATAA
- a CDS encoding ferritin-like domain-containing protein: MQELDNEKTIDLLNAIMEFELAGVVRYTHYSLMVTGPNRIPIVDFFKAQASESLLHAQQVGEILTGLDGHPSLKIASMEETYQHKVKDILAESLSHEKKALDLYKSLLTTVTGASIYLEEFARGMIGQEEMHNLELKKMLRDFS; encoded by the coding sequence ATGCAAGAGCTTGACAACGAAAAAACCATCGACCTCCTGAACGCCATCATGGAATTTGAACTAGCGGGAGTAGTACGCTACACCCATTATTCCTTAATGGTGACTGGTCCTAATCGCATTCCCATTGTAGATTTTTTCAAAGCACAGGCGAGTGAGTCTCTACTTCATGCCCAACAGGTAGGAGAAATTCTAACTGGTTTAGACGGGCATCCCTCTCTAAAAATCGCCTCAATGGAAGAAACTTACCAGCACAAAGTCAAGGATATTTTGGCAGAAAGCTTATCCCATGAAAAGAAAGCGCTGGATTTGTACAAAAGTCTGTTGACTACTGTCACCGGTGCCAGTATTTATCTAGAAGAATTTGCTCGTGGCATGATTGGGCAAGAAGAGATGCATAATCTCGAACTGAAAAAAATGCTCCGCGATTTCAGCTAA
- a CDS encoding ComEA family DNA-binding protein yields the protein MIKLRYVSLCVATAMIVTLSACNSTPTAENPSTPAANPSSQTTEVVSHSGHSGKPQININTAILSELDKFEAKLGIPALSNKIQANRPYGSPEDLVSKKVITQEQFNQIKDSVTVQEVVLTGEAKDVDYMTKLSLMKGHLLVAQELLEKDQPKQAEPHIGHPVEEIYVDVEEQLNERQVKEFKTTLVRLQNFVKSNPKDAKVNTDLTASMQAVDGAIAALPAEQRSKPGFVLQVINELLDAANAEYTAAIADSKISEPIEYQDSRGFVVYANELYQGISSQVAPENPEADAAIKASFTELKQAWPSVIPPATAAKTPEDVTKLVTTIAENSQKILKKPSI from the coding sequence ATGATCAAATTGCGTTATGTCAGCTTATGTGTTGCTACTGCGATGATAGTGACTCTCAGTGCTTGTAACAGTACACCAACCGCAGAAAATCCATCCACGCCAGCCGCTAATCCCAGTTCCCAAACTACAGAGGTTGTGAGCCACAGTGGTCATAGTGGTAAACCTCAAATTAACATCAACACTGCTATCTTGTCAGAGTTGGATAAATTTGAAGCCAAGTTAGGTATCCCCGCATTATCGAACAAAATTCAGGCTAACCGTCCCTATGGTAGTCCTGAAGATTTGGTGAGCAAAAAAGTCATCACTCAGGAACAATTTAACCAAATTAAAGATTCGGTTACTGTTCAGGAAGTGGTACTCACAGGTGAAGCCAAAGATGTGGATTACATGACCAAATTGAGTTTAATGAAAGGGCATCTTTTAGTAGCACAAGAACTGCTAGAAAAAGATCAGCCAAAACAAGCAGAACCTCATATTGGACATCCAGTTGAAGAGATATATGTTGATGTCGAAGAGCAACTAAATGAGCGTCAAGTTAAAGAATTCAAGACAACTTTAGTTAGGTTACAAAATTTCGTCAAATCTAATCCCAAAGATGCCAAAGTGAACACTGATTTGACCGCTTCCATGCAAGCAGTTGATGGAGCGATCGCCGCTTTACCCGCAGAACAACGCTCAAAACCAGGATTCGTCCTCCAGGTGATTAACGAGTTACTAGATGCAGCGAACGCAGAATATACAGCCGCGATCGCAGATAGCAAAATATCTGAACCAATTGAATATCAAGATTCCCGTGGCTTTGTCGTCTACGCCAATGAACTATATCAAGGGATTTCTAGCCAAGTAGCCCCAGAAAACCCCGAAGCAGACGCAGCAATCAAGGCTAGTTTCACTGAACTAAAACAAGCTTGGCCTAGTGTGATTCCACCAGCTACAGCAGCAAAGACACCGGAGGATGTTACTAAGTTGGTGACAACTATTGCCGAAAACTCGCAGAAAATTCTCAAAAAACCCAGTATCTAA
- a CDS encoding multicopper oxidase domain-containing protein encodes MPDNFALDQEKRWSRRQLLKLGLAGAGVTSAAALWHLLNLQTNLNVKVPSIEMEATEGVANPMKMLREFDYGTLKQENGRTIREFQLTAGTSTIQLNSAVSYNIWDLNGRIPGPTLRAKQGDRVRVLFLNQAGHSHSLHFHGTHPAEMDGVRPVRHGSATIYEFDAEPYGVHLYHCHIEPVTRHIAKGLYGMFIVDPPTPRPPADEIVLVMAGYDVNDDNRNEYYAFNGLPDHYMHHPIPIYQNQLIRLYVLNIIEFDPAVTFHLHANFFDVYRSGMTLTPSEKTDVITMGVAERHILEFAFRYPGKYMFHPHQDAIAEKGCMGQFEVITT; translated from the coding sequence ATGCCCGACAACTTTGCTCTGGATCAAGAAAAACGTTGGAGCCGTCGTCAACTGCTGAAACTGGGGTTAGCAGGTGCTGGGGTAACCAGTGCTGCTGCACTCTGGCATTTGCTGAATTTACAAACTAACTTAAATGTCAAAGTACCGTCTATAGAGATGGAAGCAACTGAAGGCGTTGCTAACCCGATGAAAATGCTCAGAGAGTTTGATTATGGGACACTCAAGCAAGAAAATGGGCGTACTATCCGAGAATTTCAGTTAACTGCGGGGACTTCGACAATTCAACTCAATAGCGCTGTCTCCTACAATATTTGGGATTTAAACGGTCGGATACCAGGGCCAACGCTACGCGCAAAACAAGGCGATCGCGTGCGGGTGCTGTTTCTCAACCAAGCCGGACATTCTCACTCTTTACATTTTCATGGGACTCATCCGGCGGAAATGGACGGTGTTCGTCCAGTTAGACATGGTAGTGCCACAATTTATGAATTTGATGCTGAACCCTATGGTGTCCACTTGTACCACTGCCATATTGAACCAGTTACCCGTCACATTGCCAAGGGGCTATATGGGATGTTTATTGTTGATCCCCCAACACCACGCCCCCCAGCAGATGAGATAGTTCTAGTCATGGCTGGGTATGACGTGAATGATGATAACCGTAACGAATACTACGCTTTCAACGGTTTGCCTGACCATTATATGCATCATCCCATCCCCATTTACCAAAATCAGTTGATTCGGCTGTATGTCCTGAATATTATTGAATTTGACCCCGCAGTAACCTTTCACCTCCACGCCAATTTTTTTGATGTCTATCGTTCTGGGATGACTCTGACTCCCAGTGAAAAAACTGATGTGATTACGATGGGTGTAGCAGAAAGACACATTTTAGAATTTGCTTTTCGCTATCCAGGAAAGTATATGTTTCATCCTCATCAGGATGCGATCGCTGAGAAAGGTTGCATGGGTCAATTTGAAGTCATTACTACATAA